GAATTGTTGTCTAAATCTCACCAGGTAGATGTGCACTGTAAACTGTAATGCTGTAAAATGTAATTCAGTTACCTTGTTCCATCATACACTGCCTAAATTAAATAGAATTATGCACTTAGAGAGTCAAGTAGAGGGTGAATCAGGTTTACAAGAAACTAACCCTGTCTCTCTGTGTAAATGAATGATCATATTATTTTCTGGAGAGGTCCCTTAAACTAATACAGAACCttaatttccttcctcctgGCTCCTTTAATGTAAAATGCTACTCCTGGTGTTTCTCAGGGTATTGGTAAAACCTGCATAATGACCTGGTATGATAATTCCTGCTCTAAGGGTTCCTTTGCTAAGAGAAATCTTATTTTATTACAGTTAATTGGGGGAAAATTAGTTTTAGTAAAGCCAGCATTTCACCGTAGGCATTGTTTTCGATAATACTGGCTAGCTAGCATAAAATGTATACAAATAGTTTCTAAAAGTTTCAAGACTAGACCAAGGCAGCCTGTAAATGGCTTGGTTCAAGAGTGCAGAACTCAGAAATCAATGGAATGCATGGCATTGCTGAGCTGTGTGtatgctgctgcctttcctcagTGCCTCCTGATGAGGATTTCTCTGTCCAGCTCCAATGCAATCATTGCTATCTTGGAATTTTAACTATTTCAGCAACAGTTACACCTAGGCAGGCCTTGTGGGTTATCTTGTAGATATAGGCAAGTTATCAAAAGTATTGCTAATCAGGAGTTTTAGATTATAAACAGAGAGCTTTCCATGATGAGAGATTCTCCTGGGGATGTTGGCCAGTTACATGTTTACTCAACGTGAGGAAGGTGGACAGATGGAATGAACTCTAGTAAGGCTGATAAAGATAATTTGTATATGAAATGTGATGTTTACTTGGACCTGAGCtgcaacagaaaataattaacaaaattttaataccaatgcaaatttctttttttgtttaaaggcagtggaacacaaagaaaaaaaataaaccctttGATTCTAAAGCATAATCAAGTGTGTACTGGGATACCTTTAATAAAGGCAGCTCTGAGAAAGGTGTGTTGACTACTGTTGCCTCACTTGTGTATTCTGTTTTTacatgtttggaaaaaaaagctgcttttctgaaagACTGTTTACCTTCTCTGCTCAGCATTGCTCAAGGGGGTGGTGAGTGTTGTAATGGAGGCACTGggttcagctgctgtgggttCTAGAATTGCTTTTTATTCTGTGCCAGTCAGTGGAATCAATAGGCAGGAATCAGGAGGTGGGATGACATCCAGGGGAGGCTGAGGGTTATCCAGAAAATGGGATTAATTTTGTAATGTGATTCAGAATATGGTTGGTTTAAAAATTGCTCTGCTACCATCTCTGTTAGAAGGAGAAACAGGGCTGTAATTAGAAGAAAGGCACTGtcttttgtctctctctcttttttttaaggagaacaGGGTGTCCTTTTGGaggtaaaatacaaaataattattctttagTTGCCTTTAACACAAAATGCAACCACAGAAGTGAAGTACAGCATCTCTGACACCAGAgaataaaataatctgaaacACTTTCTATGGTTGTTCTTGTTTAGAGCTTGTTGGGATGTATTATTCCAAGGATCCCCTTGCAAAgaattcttcctcttttttcttcctctcttagCATTTGCTAAGCTTATTCAGTGCTTAGTAAATGATCCTTTTCTTTGTGGTCATGGTCAAATTAatccttcagtttaaaactaACTCAGTAGCAGGGATCTAATTTTCCAGTTTGGGCTTGGAGGAAGGCAAAGAAAGAAGTTGCTCTGGTGGAGATTCCAGGTATAATATAAGAGACAGTTGAAGTACCCATCTGTGCAATAATAAATTAATCAACCATGTCAAAGAAGAAATGAGTAATTTGACTTGTACCTACAGATTGAGCCTTCCAGTCATCCTGCCATGAGGAAATTGTGGATGTAGAAGAAAGCAGGTTCTCACTTGTCTAAGAATTACAGGACTAACCAAGAGGGGATTTCATTGTCCCATCCTTTCTTGTACCATTTTGTACTGTTGATAGTGTAAGATAATGAGGGTTTAGGATAAATTATATGTGTGTgtaagaggaaaggaaaacaaccttttaaaaatctatttcctGACTACTGCATAACTCTAGCTCAGGTGTCATTGTAGGTTTATCCTTTTCCTACCTGTACAATACTCCAAAGCTTTCAGTCTGAGAAAACTCCACAGTGACTGATACTGAGCTTTGTTAACTCATGTCAATGATTgcagatatatatttattttaatatgtaaGAGTTCAGAGGAATGGTTTGGAGTTCCACATATGAAAATCAGGCTCTTCTAAGTATAGTTCTAAAATTCATAGTACAAAATAGTTTTACAGAATCATTATTTTCTGTGCCATGGGgttttaaaatgtggttttaaaagCCTCAGTGGTCTTGGTCACTTGGTCTTGGAGGTTTATAATTCCTCACATCTGAGGGCAGCATTTGGTGTGGTAAGTTGTGACAGGTTGTGATGGTTTGACCCCAGCTGACAACTGAGGACCACACAGGGCTTGTTCACTTCCCTGTGGCAAGGGGCAGGAAGGTTGGAACAAAGATAAAACTCTTGGGTTGcaataagaacagtttaataattgaaataaagtacaatataataatagtagtagtattaatattaataatgaaaatggagataacaaaaagagagaggggaGTACAGTGCAGACAGATGAGTGATCCCAGTGCAGTGAGTGATCCCTCCCCACCCACCCACTGATGCCCAGCCCCTTCCTCAGCAGCCTTCAGCCCCTCCTGGCCACTGCCCAGTGCCCACCCTGGGCATGGCATCCCCTGGTGTGGGAtatcccctgcccagggggatcagctctcctggccatgctccatcccagctcctgctgcagctcctccctgccacagctgggacacTGCAGAGTCCTTGGCTTGGGgtaagctctgctcagcagcaactGAAGCATCAGGGTCTTATCAAAATGATTCTGTACTGaatccaaagcacagccctgtccaggctgctgggagggaaaatAACTGTCCCAGCTGACAGCAGGACACTGGCATTGACCAGAGGCTTTGCTCTCAGTCTGAGCAACAGCGACGCCAGTGATAATTTattccctcctctgctccatcaGAACATTTGGGGACTTGGGGTCTCTGTGACTTTGAGTCAAAAGGAAGACTAACCACAGCCCAGGGTAGCAGGCAGGCTGTTCCTAAGTGCTTGTTGAAGCATTTACTGTTTGCTACTCAAAAACCTTCATATAGTAATAAATGTTTAAGTCAaatcttgctttttgcttttaaggttgggttttttcctgcagaaactgACAACTGTTGTGATTGGAGTATTATTTGCAACTTCATTAGTCATGAGCTTCTGTTGAGGCCTGGTGCCACATTTGTGTTTGctctttggtttttgttttttaaattacaggtAGAAGCAAATCCTGCTTAAGCACGTTTAATCTGTCTCTTAAATTGGAGTGTCAACTTTTACAGTAGCTGTAGGTGGAGCTTCTGTGgtgtttttgttggggttttgtgctTTCAGCCTTGTTCTCAGAAAAATGAAGCTTGTGTGATGAGGCTGCTGATGTACACCCTCATAGCTTTTAAACCAAATTGGATAAAGAGGGAAAGTTCTCATGGAAGTTAAGTTCCCACAGCTTACATGGAGATTTTTATGGTGTGCAGAGGATAGAAATTTTTCATGTATCTTCTTCAAAACATGTCATTAAATGCAAGAGAAATATTGTTCTGCTGCTCAGGTAACTGGTTACTTTTGTGATGGACAAAGataattcagtattttctaCCTAAACTCCTGCAAGGTCATTGGATTTTCATGCTGTTGGGTGTATCTGCAAATGGTAGATCTGCAAATATTCTGAAGAGATAAATGAAATGTTAGGATGAAAGTGGCTTTACCTGAGGGGTCAACTTCATGCTTCAGTTAGGGGAGAGAGGACTGCTCCAAGGGAAAAGCTTTATTCCCCCTGGAGTTCTTGGGGCTCAGCACAATCTCTCACTCAGCAATTTACAACATGGAAATCATGACATTTTGGGAACATGCTGTTGGGATTCTTGGTGTAATAAGGTCATGAATTGTTTTACAGGTTAGAGAAGATTGTAGGAGACATGATAACAAACTTCATTTACCCTGCTTAGTGTACATGATGCGAGGTTTCTGGAGCTCTGGTAAAATAGTCATCCATGGGAAAACAATGTTAAAAGTAGCAATTCAGTAGCATTTTGatagaacaaaagaaaaataaacaaaagagaaataatcttTAACATTTTCATAATCTCAAACATTATAAACTAATCGTGCTGTTAAGATCTTTAGTAAGACAAAAGTACTTCCATCCCCAGTCAGCCTTTAGCTTTGCCAGTCTGCAGAAGTCTCTGAAATGTTTCtaatgttttgttgttttgtatcAGAGAATGTCTGTAATGAGTTTATCCCATATCTTCCTCTCAATCAGATGATTAAATTGTAGTTCTCAGCAGTTTCCCTTTAACAAATCTTAAAACTTTGAGTTTAGCAAATAGCTGGTGATACTTCCTAATATTTCGCGTTTCTTAGGGTAAGGTTATATACTACCAATATATTCCACACTTCCAATGGCAGGTTTTGAGAGCTGATAAGCTTTATTCAGTGTTATTACATAAGCATAACATACTTTTCCAAAAACTCACAGGCATTTtagatgctgctgctcagcataGGGAGCACTGATGAACTGAAATCAGCTGatgctgtgtctgtgtcagCTGTTTGGGTGAAAAACTTACAGGACCACCGAGCTAACTTCTCCCTTTGCATCAGTATTGAGCATTAAATGTGGAATGAAATAATGACCTAGATACTTGAGCCATTTAGGAATGCAAGGACTTTGGCCTATTTGTCTGCCCTTAAAATTGCTTGTTCCTGCCAAAGTTGGTAGAAGTGAATCAGGAGCCAGGACTTGCTGTAACTCCAGAGCATGGAGATGGCTTTTTGTGTGCACAGAGGGATGGACCACTCCTGTCCACACTGAGATGAAGGACTTGTGCTTTGTGGAGACAGGCATGGACCCTcaatttttagtttgtttttcctATATTTCTTAAATATCACTGCTGTTCTTCCTATTACTTGTGGCTGGCATAGAAGTATGTGCAGGACTGCCAGCTGTATGTGTTGTAAGTAGAATTCGCATGCTAACAGTTAAACAGTTTTTAGATCTTTATTTGTTACAAGTAAATCAGCAAAGACAGCCTTCTCTAAGTGGGATGGGCGTTACTGACATTGATTTACAGCTGACTGAAGAGGAAAGGGAGGCAGTGAGGACTCTGGCTCTAATATTATTCAACATCTGGCTCATCTGTGCCATTTCCCAGCGCCGGAAGCTCCCTCTCAGGTAGCAGCCCATACTCATTTAGGAAAGCCTCCACATCCACAGCAAAAAACTCCTCACCAAACTGTTCAGAAACACTAATGAAATTGCTCAGGAGCTCCCCAGCCTTGTAgaccagcagggaggggagcacCTCGCTGGAGAAGCGATCGCCGGCGCCCGTGCTGGAGGCCTTGATCTTGCAGAACTTGACGGTGGGGTACTCGGCCGCCaggcaggccaggctgctgttgAGGGCCTCACAGCCCTTGACGCCGTCCTCGTAAATGTGCACTATGACCGTGGTGGTTTTGTGCTCCTTCTCCACGGCCTCCAGGAACTGTTCCCCGTTCTGCAGCTCACACACGAAGCCGAACTTGGGCCCGAAGCTGAGGCGCTGGTGCATGTCCTGCATGCAGCGCTTGCGGtactgctgcaggcagctctcgTCCTCCTGCGCCGTGTGGATCAGCTCGTACTCCTGCATGCTCATCTGGGGAGACCCAGAGAGGGACGTGAGGGACTGGGGGCCCCtcggggctgggatggggacaaaCAGACCCCCCTGCTGTCTGGAGAGCACCCAGAGCTAAGCTAAAAGAGCCAtcactccctgcagcagctccgtgtTGTCATATTACAAGAGTTCTATTTTCATTACATTGCAAGAGCTCCATGTTGCTAGAGTTtcgtacctccttgatgtttcttgtaggcagctcctctaggcactgactcttccttgtccttacagtagccaactgactccagttcccctcagtCAACCAATctactcttttataacactcttcttattggctacaggtgtgccctgttaacatcaggcctgctcctaatcttcagtaattggttcagctgcaactctttaggggataagattacattctataccaccttcatttacccatactgtatccccctacagCTCTGGGAGGTCTTGTTGAGAGACAGGTGAAGATCCTGTCTCAACGCTTGCCTGTCAGCATGATGGGACTGAAGGCAGTGGCAAAAATCTGGCAAAAATTTATGgattcaatttttaaataaaatcaaaattgaTTAAAATTTCCACCAAGAGTTGGTGGAAATTTTGCCAGTAGTGAAGCAGGCTTAATTCCTATGTTATTGGGTGTGAcagtgtttgcaggggtctgaggatgagggaagagatgagaacctGACTcaatgtttcagaaggcttgatttatttttttatgatatatattaaaactatgctaaaagaatagaagaaaggatttcatcagaaggctagctaagaatagaaaaagaaagagtgataacaaaagcttgtgtctcggacagagagtctgagccagctggactgtgattggccattgatTAGAgacaaccacatgagaccaatcacagatgcacctattgcattccacagcagcagataatcattgtttacattttgttcttgaggcctctcagcttctcaggagaaaaaaatccta
This Camarhynchus parvulus chromosome 8, STF_HiC, whole genome shotgun sequence DNA region includes the following protein-coding sequences:
- the PDC gene encoding phosducin, whose amino-acid sequence is MEENANTSLEEDFEGQATHTGPKGVINDWRKFKLESEDGDSLPLSKKEMLRQMSSPHRSFSRDDKDTRERFCRKMSMQEYELIHTAQEDESCLQQYRKRCMQDMHQRLSFGPKFGFVCELQNGEQFLEAVEKEHKTTTVIVHIYEDGVKGCEALNSSLACLAAEYPTVKFCKIKASSTGAGDRFSSEVLPSLLVYKAGELLSNFISVSEQFGEEFFAVDVEAFLNEYGLLPERELPALGNGTDEPDVE